One window of the Chryseobacterium sp. CY350 genome contains the following:
- the rlmB gene encoding 23S rRNA (guanosine(2251)-2'-O)-methyltransferase RlmB: protein MEDFQHKNSKPEFRNSEPNKKDDFIFGLRPVLEAIEAGKTIDKIFVQNALQGEIYAELKAVLAKYKIRPNYVPVEKLNRFTRKNHQGVVAFISDVPFHKIENIIPELFEEGKVPFILILDRLTDVRNFGAICRTAECVGIHAVVIPEKGGAPINSDAIKTSAGAMYNIKICKENNLAHVVDYLQQSGVSVFAATEKAQKLIYDVNFTEPCAIVMGNEETGISKEVLHHSDEKIKLPIEGKTQSLNVSVACGAILYEAMRQKLVKIN from the coding sequence TTGGAAGATTTTCAACATAAGAACTCAAAACCTGAATTCAGAAATTCAGAACCTAATAAAAAAGACGATTTTATATTCGGATTACGCCCTGTTCTGGAAGCGATTGAAGCCGGAAAAACAATTGACAAAATCTTTGTACAGAATGCTTTGCAGGGAGAAATATATGCAGAACTGAAAGCAGTTTTAGCAAAATATAAAATTCGTCCGAATTATGTTCCGGTTGAAAAACTAAACCGTTTCACAAGAAAAAACCACCAAGGTGTGGTGGCGTTTATTTCAGATGTGCCTTTTCACAAAATTGAAAATATCATTCCCGAATTATTTGAGGAAGGGAAAGTACCTTTCATCTTGATTTTGGACAGATTGACTGATGTAAGAAACTTCGGAGCAATCTGCAGAACAGCAGAATGTGTAGGAATTCACGCAGTCGTTATCCCGGAAAAAGGTGGAGCGCCGATCAATTCTGACGCAATTAAAACTTCTGCGGGAGCGATGTACAATATTAAAATCTGTAAAGAAAATAATCTGGCGCATGTTGTAGATTATTTACAGCAGAGCGGAGTTTCTGTTTTTGCAGCAACGGAAAAAGCTCAAAAACTAATTTACGATGTTAATTTTACTGAACCATGCGCAATCGTGATGGGCAACGAGGAAACAGGAATTTCTAAAGAAGTTCTACATCATTCAGATGAAAAAATAAAACTTCCGATTGAAGGAAAAACTCAGTCACTGAACGTTTCTGTAGCGTGTGGAGCAATCCTTTACGAAGCAATGAGACAGAAATTAGTAAAAATCAATTAA
- a CDS encoding DinB family protein, translating into MNYHFQAHRQVRKNLLDILQDTSHEDLLLIPDGFNNNMYWNIAHTVATQQLLHYYLSGNPFRIDKYWIETYKKGTMPNLNVQKSEVEDLEFLLTETSKILMKDYDSDFFSDYTPYTTSFGMDLKSIQDAIIFNNMHESLHYGYAMAQKRAILGEKF; encoded by the coding sequence ATGAATTATCATTTTCAAGCTCACAGGCAGGTCAGAAAAAACCTTTTGGATATCTTGCAGGACACTTCTCACGAAGACCTTTTATTAATTCCCGACGGTTTTAATAACAATATGTATTGGAATATTGCACATACCGTTGCTACACAGCAGCTTTTGCATTACTATTTAAGCGGAAATCCTTTCAGAATCGATAAATACTGGATCGAAACGTACAAAAAAGGAACAATGCCAAATCTGAACGTCCAGAAGTCTGAAGTTGAAGATCTTGAATTTCTTTTAACCGAAACTTCGAAGATTTTGATGAAAGATTACGACAGCGATTTCTTTTCAGATTACACGCCTTACACAACGAGTTTTGGAATGGATCTTAAAAGTATTCAGGACGCGATTATCTTTAATAATATGCACGAAAGCCTTCATTATGGCTATGCAATGGCGCAGAAAAGAGCAATTTTAGGCGAAAAGTTCTAA
- a CDS encoding AAA family ATPase, with amino-acid sequence MSDSYQAEDIRQLTEKVREQNYFFSLLRQEINKVIIGQEYMIDRLLVGLLGNGHVLLEGVPGLAKTLAIKTLAEAVHGDFSRIQFTPDLLPADVVGTMIYNIKENDFSIKRGPVFANFVLADEINRAPAKVQSALLEVMQEKQVTIGDETMHLPKPFLVLATQNPIDQEGTYLLPEAQSDRFMLKCTIDYPEFEDERKVMRMVSTSVQYDVKPVISLQNIVEAKSIVNQIYLDEKIEKYILDMVFATRFPDRYGLSELKNYISFGASPRASINLAIASRAYAFLKGRAFVIPEDVKELAKDVLRHRIGLTFEAEAEEITSEEIVNRILAKIQAP; translated from the coding sequence ATGTCAGATTCATATCAAGCAGAAGACATTCGTCAACTCACGGAAAAAGTAAGAGAACAGAATTATTTCTTTTCACTTTTGAGGCAGGAAATTAATAAAGTTATTATCGGACAAGAATACATGATAGACCGACTTCTGGTTGGGCTTTTGGGTAACGGTCACGTTTTGCTTGAAGGAGTTCCCGGGTTGGCAAAAACATTGGCAATCAAAACTTTAGCGGAAGCTGTACATGGTGATTTTTCCAGAATTCAGTTTACGCCCGATCTTCTTCCTGCGGATGTTGTGGGAACGATGATTTATAATATTAAAGAAAATGATTTCTCTATAAAAAGAGGTCCTGTTTTCGCAAATTTTGTACTCGCAGATGAGATCAACAGAGCGCCGGCAAAAGTACAATCCGCTCTTTTGGAGGTCATGCAGGAAAAGCAGGTAACTATTGGTGACGAAACGATGCATTTACCGAAACCATTTTTAGTATTGGCAACGCAAAACCCGATTGATCAGGAAGGAACATATCTTTTGCCGGAAGCACAAAGCGACCGTTTTATGCTAAAATGTACGATTGATTATCCGGAATTTGAGGACGAAAGAAAAGTCATGAGAATGGTTTCCACATCAGTTCAGTACGATGTAAAACCTGTGATTTCTTTACAGAATATCGTCGAAGCAAAATCGATTGTCAACCAGATTTATTTAGATGAAAAAATTGAAAAATATATTCTTGATATGGTGTTTGCAACCCGTTTTCCCGATAGATACGGTCTTTCTGAATTGAAAAATTATATCAGTTTCGGAGCTTCACCAAGAGCATCGATCAACTTGGCTATTGCATCTAGAGCGTACGCATTTTTAAAAGGAAGAGCTTTTGTAATTCCTGAAGATGTAAAAGAATTGGCAAAGGATGTTTTAAGACACAGAATCGGATTAACCTTTGAGGCGGAAGCTGAAGAGATCACTTCTGAAGAAATTGTGAATAGAATTTTGGCTAAAATTCAAGCACCGTAA
- a CDS encoding DUF58 domain-containing protein, with protein sequence MQIKDIIKKVKQIEIRTRKKTEASLMGQYHSAFKGQGMTFSEVRPYQFGDEIRRIDWNKTARFREPFVKVMEEERELTMMILVDISASMDYGTKTQLKREYVAEIAASLGFSAAGNNDKVGLILFADKVYKVIPPQKGRKHILSIISHILTADYIPAVSKIDKALEYMMGIFKRKSLVFLLSDFGDDYDSKMLRVASKKHQLLGMRIFDEKDNEIPDVGYTLFNDVETGKQIWVNTSNARWRYTFAEAQKQKLKALEEDFANSSASFMNINTGDDYSKLLYQYFQKR encoded by the coding sequence ATGCAGATAAAAGACATCATAAAAAAAGTAAAACAGATAGAAATCCGTACTCGCAAGAAGACGGAAGCTTCTTTGATGGGACAATATCACAGTGCTTTTAAAGGACAAGGAATGACGTTTTCTGAAGTTCGTCCTTATCAATTTGGTGATGAAATTCGGAGAATCGACTGGAATAAAACAGCACGTTTCCGTGAGCCTTTTGTGAAAGTGATGGAAGAAGAGCGTGAACTCACAATGATGATTCTGGTTGATATTTCTGCTTCAATGGATTACGGAACAAAAACTCAGCTAAAAAGAGAATATGTTGCAGAAATTGCTGCAAGTTTAGGATTTTCAGCTGCTGGAAATAATGATAAGGTTGGTTTGATTTTGTTTGCTGATAAAGTGTATAAGGTTATTCCGCCACAAAAAGGAAGGAAGCATATTTTGTCGATCATCAGTCATATTCTGACTGCCGATTATATTCCTGCTGTTTCCAAAATTGATAAAGCTTTAGAATATATGATGGGGATTTTTAAAAGAAAATCACTCGTATTTTTACTTTCAGACTTTGGAGATGATTATGATTCTAAAATGCTTCGAGTTGCTTCGAAGAAACATCAGCTTCTGGGAATGAGAATTTTTGATGAAAAAGATAACGAAATTCCTGATGTAGGTTATACGCTTTTCAATGATGTTGAAACTGGAAAACAAATTTGGGTCAATACATCCAATGCGAGGTGGAGATACACTTTTGCTGAAGCACAAAAACAGAAATTAAAAGCTTTGGAAGAAGATTTTGCCAACAGTTCGGCAAGCTTTATGAATATTAATACCGGAGATGATTATTCGAAATTATTGTATCAGTATTTTCAGAAACGATAA
- a CDS encoding BatD family protein, with amino-acid sequence MKKLVLLISFFVCANAFSQILSSNLEKKTLALGEVNRFTVKIDNLNNQEVRAAAKDQLLPFHFEEIKDSVGIQPNSYERKIEFSIFDEGTYTIPELEFKVGDKILKTIPYEVEVINTAQKGDVINDIMNNKEVKLDVQDYWQLYKWYVLAVLALIALIIAIYMIVKYGRKSKDSPVVATNQTLKELDSLKKKKYIEEGNYRSFYVELIDISRKFIAKQYRIPADVLLTDDLVHLMKENNTISQDNEKIIEDVFFRGDLVKFAKTFPDQQMMEKDFNEIKDFVKRSSKDIEFENLRKDV; translated from the coding sequence TTGAAAAAATTAGTATTACTTATATCATTTTTCGTCTGTGCGAATGCTTTTTCACAGATACTTTCTTCAAATCTTGAAAAGAAAACTTTGGCTCTCGGGGAAGTCAACAGGTTCACCGTGAAAATTGACAACCTGAATAATCAGGAAGTGAGAGCTGCTGCAAAAGATCAGTTGTTGCCTTTTCATTTTGAAGAAATTAAAGACAGCGTTGGAATTCAGCCAAATTCTTATGAAAGAAAAATTGAATTTTCCATTTTTGATGAAGGAACTTACACCATTCCCGAACTTGAATTTAAAGTTGGAGACAAAATTTTAAAAACAATTCCATACGAAGTAGAAGTTATAAATACTGCACAAAAAGGTGATGTTATTAATGACATCATGAATAATAAAGAGGTCAAATTAGATGTTCAAGATTACTGGCAACTTTATAAATGGTACGTTTTGGCGGTATTGGCTTTGATAGCATTAATAATTGCTATTTATATGATTGTAAAATATGGCAGAAAATCAAAAGATTCTCCTGTTGTGGCTACCAATCAGACTTTAAAGGAATTGGATTCTTTAAAAAAGAAAAAATATATTGAAGAAGGAAATTATCGTTCGTTTTATGTTGAATTAATAGATATTTCCAGAAAATTTATTGCTAAACAATACAGAATTCCTGCAGATGTTTTGCTGACTGATGATCTTGTTCATTTAATGAAAGAAAACAACACGATTTCGCAGGATAATGAGAAAATTATTGAAGATGTTTTCTTCAGAGGTGATTTGGTGAAATTTGCCAAAACTTTTCCGGATCAGCAGATGATGGAAAAAGATTTTAACGAAATCAAAGACTTTGTGAAGAGATCATCAAAGGATATAGAATTTGAAAATCTTAGAAAAGATGTTTAA
- a CDS encoding vWA domain-containing protein has translation MFNFEFYSPWFLFLFILFIPLLVRDFSRKKLKGIKIPTVENMNSSSGIVPVLFLLKISKYIILSCLFVAMARPRTFTISQDRDDTKGVDIMFAVDVSLSMLSKDLSPDRLTALKEIAIQFVEKRPNDRIGVVTYASEAFTKVPVTSDHQVVIDEFKNLNTAELYPGTAIGEGLSVAVNHLRTSKAKSKIIILMTDGVNNVENAIPPQIAAELARNNNIKVYSIGVGTNGIALMPTQVDVFGDLVFTETQVQIDEPVLREIAQVTGGKYFRATSNSSLEEVYSEINQLEKSDVKVSKLYNYQEYFKIFLWIALGMLFFDALLRWVLYKFLS, from the coding sequence ATGTTTAATTTTGAGTTCTACAGTCCGTGGTTTTTATTTCTCTTTATCTTATTTATTCCTTTACTGGTCAGAGATTTTAGTAGAAAAAAGCTAAAAGGAATAAAAATTCCTACTGTTGAAAATATGAACAGTAGCAGCGGAATTGTTCCTGTTTTATTTTTACTTAAAATTTCAAAATACATCATACTGTCATGTCTTTTTGTAGCGATGGCAAGACCGAGAACTTTTACGATTTCTCAGGACAGAGACGATACGAAAGGCGTAGATATCATGTTTGCAGTTGATGTTTCTCTAAGTATGCTGTCTAAAGATCTTTCGCCGGATCGACTGACTGCATTGAAAGAAATCGCCATTCAGTTCGTAGAAAAACGGCCGAATGACAGAATCGGTGTGGTTACTTATGCTTCAGAAGCTTTTACAAAAGTTCCCGTCACTTCAGATCATCAGGTTGTTATTGATGAATTTAAAAATCTTAACACTGCCGAACTTTATCCCGGAACAGCAATCGGCGAAGGGCTTTCTGTTGCAGTTAACCATCTTCGTACAAGCAAAGCGAAAAGCAAAATCATTATTTTGATGACCGATGGTGTTAATAATGTTGAAAACGCCATTCCGCCACAAATTGCTGCAGAATTGGCAAGAAATAATAATATTAAAGTTTACTCGATTGGTGTGGGAACAAACGGTATCGCATTGATGCCGACTCAGGTTGATGTTTTTGGAGATTTAGTTTTTACAGAAACGCAAGTACAGATCGATGAGCCGGTTTTAAGAGAAATTGCTCAGGTGACGGGAGGAAAGTACTTTCGTGCTACCTCAAACAGCAGTCTGGAAGAGGTTTACAGCGAAATCAACCAGCTTGAGAAATCTGATGTGAAAGTTTCAAAGCTTTATAATTATCAGGAATATTTTAAGATTTTCCTTTGGATTGCTTTGGGAATGCTGTTTTTTGATGCGTTATTGAGATGGGTATTATATAAATTTTTAAGCTGA
- a CDS encoding vWA domain-containing protein, translated as MELYLGNYWYLLLLLLLPLLAFFLIRYLRWKKKSRDLFAETRFHEVLFEKKSGFIKIFPALYFLATLFLIFSIIDLLSGSEEVTTNQKFNNVIFMLDVSNSMNAEDIEPSRLVEAKNLVIQTMQKLKNDKVGMIIFAGQATSIMPLTTDYNSAETYINGVETSSVKIQGTDFLKAMETAVDKFKNVNKGSRKVILLSDGEDNEGNDNAAIKLANNEGIMVTSVGIGSDEGAPVPEYEFGQLMGYKSDMNGQTVISKRQIQALTKIAESTGGSYIDGNNINEAPDKIIEALNKKTSTTESIVKSQNANHYYQYFLAVSIFFFLIIFLFNPKRDFNI; from the coding sequence ATGGAATTGTATTTAGGAAATTATTGGTACTTATTATTGTTGCTGCTGTTACCTCTTCTTGCCTTTTTTCTCATAAGATATTTAAGATGGAAAAAGAAAAGCAGAGATTTATTTGCTGAAACTCGTTTCCACGAAGTTTTATTTGAAAAAAAATCAGGTTTTATAAAAATATTTCCTGCTCTGTATTTTTTAGCGACCTTGTTTTTAATTTTTTCGATTATCGATTTACTGAGCGGATCTGAAGAAGTGACAACCAATCAGAAATTTAATAATGTCATTTTTATGTTGGATGTTTCAAATTCAATGAATGCTGAAGATATTGAGCCAAGTCGTTTGGTTGAAGCAAAAAATCTGGTGATTCAGACTATGCAGAAACTAAAGAATGATAAGGTCGGAATGATCATTTTTGCAGGTCAGGCAACTTCTATCATGCCTTTGACGACAGATTATAATTCAGCAGAAACATATATAAACGGAGTTGAAACCAGCTCTGTAAAAATTCAGGGGACAGATTTTCTAAAAGCGATGGAAACAGCCGTAGACAAATTTAAAAATGTCAACAAAGGATCTCGGAAAGTTATTTTGTTGAGCGACGGTGAAGACAACGAGGGAAACGATAATGCAGCCATTAAATTAGCCAACAACGAAGGAATAATGGTGACATCAGTCGGGATTGGTTCAGACGAAGGAGCGCCAGTTCCGGAATACGAATTCGGACAGTTGATGGGATATAAAAGTGATATGAACGGACAAACCGTTATTTCCAAAAGACAGATCCAAGCGTTAACTAAAATTGCAGAGTCAACAGGTGGAAGTTATATTGACGGTAATAATATAAACGAAGCACCGGATAAGATAATTGAAGCACTCAACAAAAAAACTTCAACTACAGAAAGTATCGTCAAATCTCAGAATGCTAACCATTACTATCAGTATTTTTTGGCGGTTTCAATCTTCTTTTTTCTTATCATTTTTCTGTTTAATCCAAAAAGAGATTTTAATATTTAA
- a CDS encoding tetratricopeptide repeat protein: MNTKILFLSLMISFLFPNTLFGQKNYKTLVYEGNQKFKNKDYDGASSRYMEAVKSNEKEFTAHYNLGNALYKSKKYEEAKAEFEKAKSLSQTIPDKAAALHNLGNSYMQMNQPEKAADYYKQSLKQDPYNEATRKNFEIAKLKEKEKKQKEQESKSGKGGGGEDQQKNKDKNGDPKNQNKGQGKENEGESEKGDQPDKDKNREGRMPKDVENAILNKVGEKEKETAKRILNKNSYSLPQSNEKDW; the protein is encoded by the coding sequence ATGAATACTAAAATTTTATTTTTGTCGTTAATGATTTCTTTTCTTTTCCCGAATACATTATTTGGGCAAAAGAACTATAAAACTTTGGTATACGAAGGTAATCAGAAATTCAAGAATAAAGACTATGACGGTGCATCATCAAGATATATGGAAGCGGTAAAATCTAATGAAAAAGAATTTACTGCACATTACAATCTGGGTAATGCATTATACAAAAGTAAAAAATACGAAGAGGCAAAAGCTGAATTTGAAAAAGCTAAAAGCCTATCACAAACTATTCCCGATAAGGCTGCTGCTTTACATAATCTTGGAAATTCATATATGCAGATGAATCAGCCGGAGAAAGCTGCTGATTATTACAAGCAATCTCTAAAACAAGATCCTTACAATGAAGCTACAAGAAAGAATTTTGAAATCGCAAAACTGAAAGAGAAAGAAAAGAAACAAAAAGAACAGGAAAGCAAATCTGGTAAAGGCGGCGGTGGCGAAGACCAGCAAAAGAATAAGGACAAGAATGGTGATCCGAAAAATCAGAATAAAGGCCAAGGAAAGGAAAATGAAGGTGAAAGCGAAAAAGGAGATCAGCCTGATAAAGATAAAAATAGAGAAGGCAGAATGCCGAAAGATGTTGAAAACGCTATCCTGAATAAAGTAGGTGAAAAAGAAAAAGAAACCGCCAAGAGGATTTTAAATAAAAATTCTTACTCACTGCCTCAAAGCAACGAGAAAGATTGGTGA